The following proteins come from a genomic window of Heyndrickxia acidicola:
- a CDS encoding amino acid permease, protein MEKKSSQLQKGLLPRHVQFLALAGMIGTGIFKGSADTLSIAGPSVILAYLAGGVLLFIVMAALGEMAVAYPKLNVQHLVHKAFGFRFSFIVGWLYWINWVIVTTVELLAGGSFLQYWFPSVPLWILGLICALVVICVNLFSVKYYGELEFWFAGVKILALIAFIVLGFLMILGVIQSDVSHPISNYTNHGGIFPHGIGGTVSAFLVVMFSYGGAELIGVAVTETKDGDKVMPKIIKGTVWRVIIFYVLPITIICGLIPWDSVTGKDSPFVQVFSKAGLPGAADVMNFVLLTAVLSAANSGIYATSRTLFTLSQSGEAPKWFLKLTKNGTPINGVVLTGLLILIGVYIAFLTPSQVIGYLMTIPGFTVMLLWISICLSQLKLRKGYKEIPAFQIKGFPYTTIFGAAALLLIFISFLFNKDNIIGTSVTLVILVLLILLSFTAKKPSKP, encoded by the coding sequence ATGGAGAAAAAGTCATCTCAGCTACAAAAAGGTTTATTGCCCCGGCATGTTCAATTTCTTGCACTGGCAGGAATGATTGGTACGGGGATATTTAAAGGGAGTGCAGATACACTATCAATTGCCGGTCCAAGTGTTATACTGGCTTATCTTGCAGGCGGGGTTTTGCTGTTTATTGTAATGGCAGCACTGGGAGAAATGGCGGTTGCTTATCCCAAACTAAATGTTCAGCACCTGGTCCATAAAGCATTTGGATTTAGGTTTTCTTTTATAGTCGGCTGGCTGTACTGGATAAACTGGGTAATTGTAACAACGGTTGAATTATTGGCTGGAGGCAGCTTTTTGCAATATTGGTTCCCGTCAGTTCCCTTATGGATATTGGGATTAATTTGTGCACTTGTCGTTATTTGTGTAAATTTATTTTCCGTTAAATATTATGGTGAGCTTGAATTCTGGTTTGCCGGTGTAAAGATTCTTGCACTCATTGCCTTTATTGTTCTTGGATTTCTTATGATTCTGGGAGTAATTCAAAGCGACGTAAGTCATCCAATTTCAAACTATACAAACCATGGCGGCATTTTTCCTCACGGAATAGGGGGAACGGTCAGCGCCTTTTTAGTGGTCATGTTCTCTTATGGAGGAGCAGAGTTAATCGGGGTCGCCGTGACAGAAACAAAAGATGGAGATAAGGTCATGCCGAAAATTATTAAAGGAACGGTTTGGCGTGTAATTATCTTTTATGTTCTGCCTATTACCATTATTTGCGGGCTGATTCCATGGGATAGCGTTACAGGGAAAGATAGTCCTTTCGTACAGGTATTTAGTAAAGCAGGATTGCCTGGAGCTGCTGACGTAATGAACTTTGTATTGCTTACTGCAGTATTATCAGCGGCCAATTCAGGAATCTATGCTACTTCCAGGACACTGTTTACTTTATCGCAAAGCGGTGAAGCTCCAAAATGGTTTTTAAAATTGACGAAGAATGGAACTCCTATTAATGGTGTGGTTTTAACGGGCTTACTGATTCTAATTGGTGTGTATATTGCCTTTTTAACACCGAGCCAGGTTATCGGCTATTTAATGACCATCCCGGGCTTTACGGTTATGCTTTTATGGATTTCCATTTGCTTGTCTCAGCTCAAGCTTCGGAAAGGATATAAAGAAATCCCTGCTTTTCAGATAAAAGGATTTCCTTATACGACAATTTTCGGTGCAGCAGCCTTGCTGCTGATTTTTATCTCGTTTTTATTTAATAAGGATAATATCATTGGTACAAGTGTAACGCTCGTAATATTGGTACTGCTTATCCTCTTGTCCTTTACAGCGAAAAAACCATCAAAGCCATAA
- a CDS encoding Spo0E family sporulation regulatory protein-aspartic acid phosphatase, translated as MKKLDDITKEIELLRIELIEAGLRYGLNAPETLYLSQKLDSLLNRLIII; from the coding sequence TTGAAAAAACTGGATGATATCACTAAAGAAATAGAATTATTAAGAATTGAATTAATTGAAGCAGGTCTAAGATATGGACTGAATGCACCCGAAACCCTATATTTAAGCCAAAAGCTGGATAGTCTTTTAAACAGGCTTATCATCATCTAG
- a CDS encoding SH3 domain-containing protein, whose protein sequence is MKKIVSLLLVFVFIAGLSFQSAASAAVKQYAMVTKDVNVRGKASTSSKKLGVLKKGTKVTVYAKTKYGWAQIVYKSKKAYIYSSYLHFYTSAKAVSYKMNTAKKYVYKDNFGDTVTYTFAGMNNGWNQWYENNSIASWEKEDAKGLYTQIPFIKNSTSTDLKYPIKVGEKWLFSSLGGTKAYATVTGINKTVKVKAGTFQKVIVVNITDGETTEINFFAPSVGMIKSIINVKGDDQSISMELAEIKKK, encoded by the coding sequence ATGAAAAAAATAGTAAGCTTGTTATTGGTCTTTGTGTTTATCGCAGGATTATCTTTTCAATCGGCTGCCAGTGCTGCTGTGAAGCAGTATGCAATGGTGACAAAGGATGTAAATGTGAGGGGAAAAGCCTCCACTTCATCTAAAAAGCTTGGGGTATTGAAAAAGGGGACAAAAGTGACTGTTTATGCTAAAACGAAATATGGTTGGGCACAGATCGTTTACAAAAGTAAAAAAGCATATATCTATTCTAGCTATCTTCATTTCTACACATCTGCCAAGGCAGTAAGCTACAAAATGAACACAGCCAAAAAATACGTCTACAAGGATAACTTTGGAGATACTGTTACCTACACATTTGCTGGTATGAATAATGGCTGGAATCAATGGTATGAAAATAACTCCATTGCTTCTTGGGAAAAAGAAGACGCTAAAGGGTTATATACCCAGATTCCTTTTATTAAAAATTCAACGTCAACAGACTTAAAATATCCCATTAAAGTAGGCGAAAAGTGGCTATTTTCAAGTCTGGGCGGAACGAAAGCATACGCGACCGTCACAGGAATAAACAAAACGGTTAAAGTGAAAGCTGGAACATTTCAAAAGGTTATTGTTGTCAATATAACGGATGGTGAAACCACTGAAATCAACTTTTTTGCGCCGTCAGTTGGTATGATTAAAAGCATCATCAATGTTAAAGGTGATGATCAGAGCATTTCGATGGAACTGGCTGAAATAAAGAAAAAATAG
- a CDS encoding DinB family protein, whose product MDVLESQYDLIRRTRESLFRYCETLSHTDYVKELESFGGDSIRSLHAHVADCYRVWLGKRALGTSLSEIRPDSINDIQEMREVFRRIDDLVLKFLNEFKGNWDKTLHVSFEKGGSAEISALWLFTHTITHEFHHKGQIVKIGRQLGYIPPDTDLIEF is encoded by the coding sequence ATGGATGTATTAGAAAGCCAGTATGATTTGATTCGTCGAACCAGGGAGTCATTATTTCGTTATTGTGAAACCTTGTCACATACGGATTATGTGAAAGAACTTGAGAGTTTTGGCGGAGACTCTATCCGCAGTTTGCATGCGCATGTAGCCGATTGTTATCGGGTATGGTTGGGAAAGCGAGCTCTTGGTACATCTCTTTCTGAAATAAGACCAGATTCCATTAATGATATACAGGAGATGCGCGAAGTTTTTAGGAGAATTGATGATCTTGTTCTTAAATTTTTGAATGAATTTAAAGGCAATTGGGATAAAACCCTACATGTATCCTTTGAGAAGGGTGGAAGTGCGGAGATATCTGCATTATGGCTTTTTACGCATACCATTACACATGAATTTCACCATAAAGGACAAATTGTAAAAATAGGCAGACAACTTGGATATATCCCTCCAGACACAGACCTCATTGAGTTTTAA
- a CDS encoding STAS domain-containing protein, which produces MKNNSELYQFFLDKTWDLTEAWYKSLDKSDPSGVYASTDPDVINATKQQNYAFHKHISEIFIIDEEEFIARLETWILEVTQDEQHLKTPIHFILREFFRTQEQYLDLMDDFANLHTTYTQQEIDSWKRRIITTMDKVMIWFVEENHHFSMKRLQSQQEMIKELSSPIIVIGKKTALLPLIGDIDTSRAKYIIETSLYQCANKSISLLYIDLSGVVMIDTMVAHQLFQLIEALNLIGVKSILSGIRPEIAQTAIQLGLDFSKLTIKSSLQLVKDE; this is translated from the coding sequence ATGAAAAATAACAGTGAATTATATCAATTTTTTCTAGACAAAACATGGGATTTAACAGAGGCATGGTATAAATCATTAGACAAAAGTGACCCATCTGGGGTGTATGCTTCTACTGACCCAGATGTAATAAACGCGACCAAACAGCAAAATTATGCATTTCATAAACACATTTCCGAAATCTTTATCATAGACGAAGAAGAGTTTATTGCTAGACTCGAGACATGGATCCTTGAAGTTACACAAGATGAACAGCATCTTAAAACTCCAATTCACTTTATCTTAAGAGAATTTTTCAGAACACAGGAGCAATATTTGGACTTAATGGACGATTTTGCAAACCTGCACACCACTTATACTCAGCAAGAAATAGATAGTTGGAAACGCAGGATTATTACTACTATGGATAAGGTAATGATCTGGTTTGTAGAAGAAAACCATCATTTCTCAATGAAAAGACTTCAATCCCAGCAGGAGATGATTAAGGAACTAAGTTCTCCTATCATTGTCATTGGCAAAAAAACAGCCTTACTCCCTCTTATTGGGGATATCGACACATCCAGGGCCAAATATATCATTGAAACTTCCTTATATCAATGTGCCAATAAATCTATCAGTCTTCTATATATTGACTTATCTGGTGTTGTAATGATTGATACAATGGTTGCACATCAGCTTTTCCAATTGATTGAAGCTCTAAATTTAATTGGTGTAAAATCCATTCTCTCTGGTATACGTCCTGAAATAGCTCAAACAGCCATCCAATTAGGACTGGATTTCAGCAAACTTACAATAAAATCATCTCTTCAGCTCGTAAAAGATGAATAG